A genomic region of Mesobacillus jeotgali contains the following coding sequences:
- a CDS encoding S8 family peptidase — translation MRRIRVIFLGSALILLLALTAGGVFRNDAKEEPGARIHSSGQQVMIARSMAKVNNVKMGEKIKNQLDTQGEVTLIFHNKKDTSHYYDHEATVDFVKEPSMEEIDEITRDIKGWVIKHLNSIYIFRSTVMETPEMIEYFNQRKNIEYSEPNFILMQNEVNGPNDLLYQEDYQWNLPVIGTEQGWKVTRGTEDIEIAIVDTGIDLDHPDLRNRLVKGYNVINEKAEPDDDNGHGTHVAGIIASETNNNEGVAGMTWFSKIMPIKAMGAKGYGTTFDIAKGIVWAVDHGADVINLSLGNYQPSNVLEEAVRYAFEKDVVMVSAAGNDGSDQPTYPSAYPEVLSVAAVDYKGNRASFSNYGDYIDIAAPGVYIPSTYFNKQYAALSGTSMAAPHVAGLAALIKSANPELKSSQVIKIIKNSAIDLGEQGKDIDFGNGLIDVNSALQEASKERPSVSEQEKSLFNFFR, via the coding sequence ATGAGAAGAATTAGGGTAATCTTTCTTGGATCGGCATTAATCCTTCTTCTTGCCCTTACTGCCGGTGGAGTATTCAGGAATGATGCTAAAGAAGAGCCTGGTGCCAGAATCCATTCCTCAGGGCAACAAGTTATGATTGCTCGGTCTATGGCTAAGGTGAATAACGTGAAGATGGGAGAAAAAATCAAGAACCAACTCGATACACAAGGAGAGGTCACTCTAATCTTTCATAACAAGAAGGATACTAGCCACTATTATGATCATGAAGCTACAGTTGATTTCGTAAAAGAACCAAGTATGGAGGAAATAGACGAAATTACACGAGATATTAAAGGTTGGGTCATCAAGCATCTAAACTCAATTTATATTTTCAGGTCAACAGTGATGGAAACGCCCGAAATGATTGAGTATTTTAATCAGAGAAAAAATATCGAGTATTCTGAGCCTAACTTTATCTTAATGCAGAATGAAGTAAACGGACCTAATGACCTGCTTTACCAGGAGGATTATCAATGGAATCTGCCTGTCATAGGTACGGAACAAGGGTGGAAGGTAACCCGCGGAACGGAAGATATAGAAATAGCGATTGTTGATACTGGTATTGATCTGGACCATCCTGATCTAAGGAACCGGCTTGTTAAAGGCTATAATGTCATCAATGAGAAAGCTGAACCTGATGATGATAATGGCCATGGTACTCATGTGGCAGGCATCATTGCTTCGGAAACGAATAATAACGAGGGTGTCGCCGGCATGACCTGGTTCAGTAAAATCATGCCGATAAAAGCGATGGGGGCAAAAGGCTATGGTACTACTTTCGATATCGCAAAAGGGATTGTCTGGGCTGTTGACCACGGAGCAGATGTCATCAATTTGAGTCTTGGCAATTATCAGCCTTCAAATGTTCTTGAAGAAGCAGTAAGATATGCATTTGAAAAAGACGTCGTCATGGTCTCTGCTGCCGGCAATGATGGGTCAGATCAGCCGACCTATCCTTCGGCATACCCAGAAGTATTGAGTGTAGCCGCTGTAGATTATAAGGGGAACAGAGCAAGCTTTTCAAACTACGGAGATTATATTGATATTGCTGCACCAGGTGTTTATATACCTAGCACTTATTTTAATAAGCAGTACGCTGCTCTTTCAGGCACATCAATGGCCGCTCCACACGTCGCCGGTCTTGCTGCACTAATCAAATCAGCTAATCCAGAGTTGAAAAGTTCGCAAGTTATCAAGATCATTAAAAATTCCGCAATCGACCTTGGTGAACAAGGAAAAGATATTGATTTCGGTAATGGCTTAATTGATGTTAATTCAGCACTGCAGGAAGCGAGTAAAGAACGACCAAGTGTCAGTGAACAAGAGAAATCGTTATTTAACTTTTTCAGGTAA
- a CDS encoding glycerate kinase: protein MKIVIAPDSFKESLTALEAATAIENGMKKILPEASFIKVPMADGGEGTVQSLVDATGGKMVTKTVTGPLGTPVDAFFGISGDEKTAVIEMAAASGLHLVPPGERNPLVTTTRGTGELIAAALGHGVEHIIIGIGGSATNDGGAGMARALGIKLLDSDGKEIGEGGGALNSLAAVNMDGIDKRLESVKIEVACDVDNPLTGIRGASHIFGPQKGATQEMVEALDNNLHHFADIIRTDLGKDIEHVSGAGAAGGLGGGLMAFLSAELKRGVDIVLEATKLETHLISADFVITGEGKIDGQTIFGKTPIGVAITAKRHNVPVIAIAGNVSSDSEVVHEHGIDAVFSIVPGVITLEDAFENARTYVERIAANIASVIKLSK, encoded by the coding sequence ATGAAAATTGTAATAGCACCTGACTCTTTTAAAGAGAGCCTTACAGCTCTTGAGGCAGCTACAGCGATTGAAAATGGAATGAAAAAAATTCTCCCTGAGGCAAGCTTCATAAAGGTACCTATGGCTGATGGAGGCGAAGGAACCGTTCAATCCCTAGTTGATGCAACCGGCGGGAAAATGGTCACCAAAACAGTTACAGGACCGCTTGGTACTCCGGTTGATGCATTTTTCGGTATTTCCGGCGATGAAAAGACCGCGGTCATAGAGATGGCTGCCGCTTCAGGACTCCATCTTGTGCCACCTGGAGAAAGAAACCCGCTCGTTACTACAACCAGGGGAACAGGTGAATTGATTGCTGCGGCTCTAGGCCATGGTGTCGAACATATCATTATTGGGATTGGCGGAAGTGCCACGAATGATGGAGGAGCGGGAATGGCCAGAGCTCTTGGTATCAAGCTTCTTGATTCTGATGGAAAAGAAATTGGCGAGGGCGGCGGAGCCTTAAATTCGCTTGCCGCAGTCAACATGGATGGAATAGACAAACGCTTGGAATCAGTAAAGATTGAAGTTGCATGCGATGTAGACAATCCGTTAACCGGTATCAGAGGCGCATCCCATATTTTCGGACCACAAAAAGGGGCAACACAAGAAATGGTTGAAGCATTGGACAACAACCTTCACCATTTTGCTGATATCATTCGTACCGATCTTGGCAAGGATATTGAACATGTTTCAGGTGCAGGGGCAGCAGGAGGACTTGGCGGAGGATTGATGGCATTCCTTTCTGCGGAGTTAAAAAGAGGCGTTGACATTGTTCTGGAGGCAACCAAGCTTGAAACCCATTTAATAAGTGCTGATTTTGTCATTACTGGAGAGGGTAAGATTGATGGCCAGACGATATTTGGCAAAACTCCAATTGGCGTTGCGATAACTGCGAAAAGGCACAATGTACCAGTCATTGCGATCGCGGGTAATGTATCATCTGACAGTGAGGTTGTCCACGAGCATGGCATCGACGCCGTGTTCAGCATAGTACCAGGTGTCATAACTCTAGAAGACGCGTTCGAAAACGCCAGAACGTATGTTGAAAGAATTGCAGCAAACATCGCATCCGTAATCAAACTTAGCAAGTGA
- the parC gene encoding DNA topoisomerase IV subunit A, whose product MSSVEKFRDLPLEDVLGDRFGRYSKYIIQERALPDARDGLKPVQRRILYAMHVEGNTNEKGFRKSAKTVGNVIGNYHPHGDSSVYEAMVRMSQDWKVRNYLVEMHGNNGSIDGDPPAAMRYTEARLSAIAGELLRDIEKRTVEFIPNFDDTSSEPTVLPAMFPNLLVNGSTGISAGYATDIPPHNLAEVIDGVIMRMDNPACTVEDLMKVIKGPDFPTGGIIQGVEGIAKAYKTGKGKIIVRGKAEIEDIRGGKQQIVITEIPYEINKANLVKRIDEFRLDRKVEGISEVRDETDRTGLRVVIELKKEADANGVLHYLYKNSDLQITYNFNMVAINKKRPVLMGLAELLDAYIDHQKDVVTKRSQYDLQKARDRQHIVEGLIKALSILDQVIATIRASKDKRDAKDNLISKFDFTEVQAEAIVSLQLYRLTNTDITALQAEAEELAKKVEELTAILGSEKKLLSVIKKELKDVKKRFSDDRRTKIEEEIEEIKINLEVLIASEDVIVTVTKDGYVKRTSQRSYAASNGQDFAMKDTDRLLSQLNMNTTDVLLLFTNKGSYLYLPVHELPDIRWKDLGQHVANLVPLDRDEEIIKAVPVTDFSQNLFFLFVTKNGMVKKSELNLYKAQRYSKPLTAINVKGDDRVIDIHVTDGEKDLFLASHLGYGLWFSEEEISPIGIRAAGVKGMNLKDGDYVVGGKIIDNNQSHSIVIATQRGAVKKMKLSEFERTSRAKRGVVMLRELKANPHRIIGVEAVNGEDEVFFQSEKQQIVSVKASELRYSDRYTNGSFLVDESETGKFTGIWKSENEQDKNSQ is encoded by the coding sequence ATGAGTTCAGTTGAAAAATTTCGTGACCTTCCTTTAGAAGACGTACTGGGCGACCGTTTCGGCCGGTATAGTAAATATATTATCCAGGAACGTGCACTTCCTGATGCAAGGGACGGGCTCAAGCCTGTTCAACGCAGGATATTGTATGCTATGCATGTAGAAGGCAATACAAATGAAAAGGGTTTCCGGAAATCAGCCAAGACAGTCGGAAACGTAATTGGTAACTACCATCCGCACGGTGATTCTTCTGTATATGAAGCAATGGTCCGTATGAGCCAGGATTGGAAAGTGCGGAACTACCTTGTCGAAATGCATGGGAATAACGGTAGCATTGACGGTGACCCTCCAGCAGCGATGCGTTATACAGAAGCAAGATTGTCAGCAATCGCCGGAGAACTATTAAGGGACATTGAGAAAAGAACCGTCGAATTCATCCCGAATTTCGATGACACTTCAAGTGAGCCTACAGTGCTCCCTGCGATGTTCCCCAACTTGCTGGTAAATGGTTCTACAGGGATATCAGCGGGTTATGCGACTGATATTCCTCCGCATAATTTAGCGGAAGTGATTGATGGGGTCATCATGAGGATGGACAATCCTGCATGCACGGTGGAAGATCTGATGAAAGTGATCAAGGGGCCTGACTTCCCGACGGGCGGAATCATCCAGGGTGTCGAGGGTATCGCCAAGGCATACAAGACTGGTAAAGGTAAAATCATTGTTCGCGGCAAAGCTGAAATCGAGGATATCCGCGGCGGCAAACAGCAGATCGTCATCACGGAAATTCCTTATGAAATCAATAAAGCTAACCTGGTCAAGCGGATAGATGAATTCCGTCTCGATCGTAAAGTGGAAGGCATTTCGGAAGTGCGTGATGAAACAGACCGCACCGGCCTCCGTGTTGTCATTGAATTAAAGAAGGAAGCAGACGCAAACGGTGTCTTGCACTATCTTTACAAGAACAGTGATTTGCAGATTACCTATAACTTCAATATGGTTGCCATCAACAAGAAACGACCTGTTTTGATGGGACTTGCCGAGCTTCTAGATGCTTATATTGACCACCAGAAGGACGTTGTGACTAAACGTTCCCAATATGATCTTCAAAAAGCTCGTGACCGACAACATATCGTTGAAGGGCTTATTAAAGCTTTATCGATACTTGATCAGGTAATCGCAACGATCCGCGCTTCCAAAGATAAGCGGGATGCAAAGGATAACTTGATCAGCAAATTCGACTTTACCGAAGTCCAGGCTGAAGCGATAGTATCCTTGCAGTTATACCGACTGACAAATACCGATATTACTGCCCTTCAAGCCGAGGCGGAGGAGCTTGCCAAGAAGGTAGAGGAACTTACCGCCATTCTGGGGAGTGAGAAGAAGCTATTATCTGTCATTAAAAAGGAACTGAAGGATGTCAAAAAGCGTTTCTCAGATGACCGCCGGACTAAAATCGAGGAAGAGATTGAAGAAATCAAGATTAACCTTGAGGTTTTGATCGCAAGTGAAGACGTCATTGTAACTGTCACGAAGGATGGATACGTGAAACGGACAAGCCAAAGGTCTTATGCCGCATCCAATGGTCAAGATTTCGCCATGAAGGATACAGATAGACTGTTATCACAGTTGAATATGAATACAACTGATGTCTTGCTGTTGTTCACCAATAAAGGCAGCTACTTATACTTGCCTGTTCATGAACTTCCTGATATTCGCTGGAAAGATCTTGGTCAGCATGTAGCAAATCTTGTGCCGTTAGACCGGGATGAAGAAATCATCAAAGCTGTTCCAGTCACCGATTTCTCACAGAATTTATTCTTCTTATTTGTGACAAAGAATGGTATGGTGAAAAAATCCGAATTAAACCTATATAAAGCTCAGCGTTACTCCAAACCGCTAACCGCAATCAATGTTAAGGGTGACGACAGAGTTATCGATATACATGTAACCGATGGAGAAAAGGATTTGTTCCTTGCATCACATCTCGGCTATGGTCTATGGTTCAGCGAAGAAGAAATCAGTCCGATTGGGATCAGGGCAGCTGGCGTTAAGGGTATGAACCTGAAGGATGGTGATTATGTTGTCGGCGGGAAAATTATTGACAACAACCAAAGCCATTCCATCGTCATCGCTACCCAGCGTGGTGCCGTTAAGAAAATGAAGCTGTCTGAGTTCGAGAGGACTTCTCGAGCGAAACGGGGTGTCGTGATGCTGCGTGAACTGAAAGCAAATCCTCACCGTATTATTGGTGTGGAGGCTGTGAATGGCGAGGATGAAGTATTCTTCCAGTCAGAAAAACAGCAGATTGTATCTGTGAAAGCTTCAGAATTAAGGTACAGCGATCGATATACAAATGGATCTTTCCTGGTGGATGAAAGTGAAACAGGGAAATTCACAGGCATTTGGAAAAGCGAGAATGAACAAGATAAAAACTCACAATAG
- a CDS encoding alanine/glycine:cation symporter family protein produces MEIFNNIISELNNYMWSYILIAVLVVLGTYFTFRTRFVQFKFFPEMIRVLKDPATVSSEGKRGRSSFQAFTVSLASRVGTGNLAGVATAISAGGPGAVFWMWIIALIGAASSFIESTLAQIYKVKDTDEAEYRGGPAYYMERGLNKRWLGVLFAIIIVFTFGLVFSSVQSNTISLAFDQAFGFNRFWMGIILTVMTAAVIFGGIKRIAFVSQIIVPIMAVIYLILALFIVIMNFSEIPAMLSLIVNSAFGLQEVVGGGMGAAVMMGIKRGLFSNEAGMGSAPNAAATAAVTHPVKQGLIQTLGVFTDTLLICTATAFIIIMSGEYTNPDLDGIQLTQAALTAHVGSWAPAFVGGAIFLFAFTSIIGNYYYGETNIEFIKESPTALFIYRLAVIAMVLFGSVAELAFVWNLADLFMGIMALINLVAITLLAKIAMAALKDYREQRKEGKDPVFYADTIEGLKGIESWEYRKHGESKNN; encoded by the coding sequence ATGGAGATTTTTAACAACATCATATCTGAATTAAACAACTATATGTGGAGTTATATCTTAATTGCTGTCCTCGTAGTCCTGGGTACATATTTTACGTTCAGAACCAGATTTGTGCAGTTCAAGTTTTTCCCTGAAATGATCAGGGTGTTAAAGGATCCAGCCACTGTATCTTCTGAAGGGAAGAGAGGGAGGTCTTCATTCCAGGCATTTACGGTCAGCTTGGCTTCTAGAGTTGGGACAGGTAACCTGGCAGGTGTTGCGACTGCTATTTCAGCCGGAGGTCCGGGAGCTGTCTTCTGGATGTGGATCATTGCCCTTATTGGTGCGGCATCCAGCTTTATAGAAAGTACTCTAGCCCAAATTTATAAGGTTAAAGACACTGATGAGGCAGAATATCGCGGCGGTCCTGCTTATTATATGGAACGCGGGTTAAACAAACGCTGGTTAGGCGTTTTGTTTGCGATCATTATCGTTTTTACTTTTGGTTTGGTTTTTAGTTCTGTCCAATCGAATACAATTTCCCTTGCATTTGACCAGGCATTTGGATTCAATCGTTTTTGGATGGGAATCATTTTAACTGTTATGACTGCCGCAGTTATTTTTGGTGGCATCAAGAGAATTGCTTTTGTATCACAAATCATCGTGCCAATCATGGCGGTGATCTATTTAATCCTCGCATTGTTTATTGTGATTATGAATTTCAGTGAAATTCCGGCTATGCTCTCACTGATCGTTAACAGTGCTTTTGGCTTACAGGAAGTAGTTGGCGGCGGAATGGGAGCAGCGGTCATGATGGGAATCAAGAGAGGCCTATTCTCTAATGAGGCTGGTATGGGCAGCGCACCAAATGCAGCGGCCACTGCAGCAGTCACACATCCAGTAAAGCAAGGGTTAATTCAGACATTGGGAGTATTTACAGATACTTTACTCATTTGTACAGCAACAGCCTTTATCATAATTATGTCAGGCGAATATACGAATCCTGATTTAGATGGTATCCAGTTAACACAGGCAGCTCTGACAGCTCATGTAGGTTCATGGGCTCCAGCGTTCGTCGGAGGAGCTATTTTCCTTTTTGCCTTCACCTCAATTATCGGAAATTATTATTATGGTGAAACGAATATTGAATTCATCAAGGAAAGTCCTACAGCACTGTTTATTTATCGTCTTGCTGTTATCGCAATGGTTTTGTTCGGTTCAGTTGCCGAGTTAGCCTTTGTCTGGAATTTGGCGGATCTTTTCATGGGAATAATGGCCCTGATCAACCTAGTAGCCATAACCTTGCTTGCAAAGATCGCCATGGCAGCATTAAAGGATTATAGAGAACAGCGAAAAGAAGGAAAAGACCCAGTGTTTTATGCTGATACTATCGAAGGTTTGAAAGGAATTGAATCCTGGGAATACCGTAAACACGGAGAATCCAAGAATAACTAA
- the helD gene encoding RNA polymerase recycling motor HelD, with the protein MEEKQLKDLEMEQDRVDSIIEEIDKKAAKWNESSSDVGSDALQLRKTFWEDVTVNFDEADDVAETFTSIKQQAALLSERERTQSQMIKQLQTLSRLRFSPYFGRVDFKEDGENEAERIYLGIATLMDEQEESFLIYDWRAPISGLYYDYSPGPAQYKTETDTIEGLMELKRQFVIKGGKIKAMFETGVTIGDEMLQEVLGNNADTQMKTIVATIQKEQNQIIRNDSSSLVVVQGVAGSGKTSAAMQRVAYLLYKYRNIITSENIMLFSPNPLFNSYVATVLPELGEENMQQATFQEYLSTRFGAEYQLEDPFEQMEFLLEAEKNDAYFDRIESIRFKAGLEFKKLLDQYAEKLARETLVFKSLGLNKRAIISKKDIAAYYDSLDNSISIPNRIQLVKEWLLKELKKKAKAEMSQEWVEKEIQFLEKEDYLEAFKQSQKKQGGAHDTFNDYDREQQWLSEMVVKRRFKPLFNAVKRLKFINIRAIYMKFFTEAHSEIDSIPKNWAATCKQSVSNLENRYIAYEDATPFLYLQDLIEGRKSNTSIRHVFIDEAQDYTPFQFAYIKMLFPYSKMTLLGDINQAIYSGPTGAQTILAESALDFGEKEQYRLTKTYRSTKQIVEFTRQLIEGGDIIEPFNRPGPKPIIVTSSEGSDHNILKTNELIFKLQNSGHKNIAVICKTAKESKAAFEGVKQAHDARLIEKGTMTFENGVNVVPTYLAKGIEFDAVIIYDSTSYTRKEERKLLYTACTRAMHELYILSEGELSPLLEDVDEQLYNLV; encoded by the coding sequence ATGGAAGAAAAGCAGCTTAAAGATTTAGAAATGGAACAGGACCGTGTCGATTCCATCATTGAGGAAATTGATAAAAAAGCAGCGAAATGGAATGAAAGTTCAAGTGATGTCGGCTCAGATGCTCTTCAACTCAGAAAAACCTTTTGGGAAGATGTTACGGTCAATTTTGACGAAGCAGATGATGTAGCAGAAACCTTCACTAGTATCAAGCAACAGGCCGCACTTTTATCCGAGCGTGAACGGACTCAATCCCAAATGATCAAACAGCTTCAGACATTATCCCGTCTCAGGTTTTCTCCGTATTTCGGGAGAGTCGACTTTAAAGAAGATGGTGAAAATGAGGCCGAGAGAATTTACTTAGGCATTGCGACTTTAATGGATGAACAGGAAGAAAGCTTCCTGATCTATGACTGGAGAGCACCGATATCCGGTCTGTATTACGACTACTCACCCGGTCCGGCGCAATATAAAACAGAAACAGATACTATCGAAGGATTGATGGAGCTAAAGCGCCAGTTTGTCATTAAGGGTGGCAAAATCAAAGCAATGTTTGAAACCGGGGTTACCATTGGTGACGAAATGCTTCAGGAAGTCCTGGGCAACAATGCCGATACCCAAATGAAAACCATTGTGGCAACGATCCAGAAGGAACAAAACCAAATCATCCGCAACGATTCAAGCAGCCTTGTTGTCGTCCAGGGTGTTGCAGGAAGCGGAAAAACGTCAGCTGCAATGCAGCGTGTCGCTTATTTACTGTACAAGTACAGGAATATCATCACTTCGGAAAATATCATGTTATTTTCACCCAATCCGCTCTTCAATAGCTATGTTGCTACGGTTTTGCCGGAGCTTGGAGAGGAAAATATGCAGCAGGCAACATTCCAGGAGTATCTTTCAACACGGTTTGGCGCTGAATATCAACTGGAGGATCCTTTTGAACAAATGGAATTCCTGCTAGAAGCAGAAAAAAATGATGCTTATTTTGATAGGATTGAAAGCATACGTTTTAAGGCGGGATTAGAGTTTAAAAAATTATTGGATCAATACGCTGAGAAACTAGCGAGGGAGACGCTTGTTTTTAAAAGCTTAGGTTTAAATAAACGGGCAATCATCTCAAAGAAAGACATAGCAGCATACTATGATTCACTCGATAACAGTATTTCAATTCCAAATAGAATTCAGCTTGTCAAGGAATGGCTGCTAAAGGAACTTAAGAAAAAAGCAAAAGCGGAAATGTCACAGGAATGGGTGGAAAAAGAAATACAATTCCTTGAAAAGGAAGATTATCTGGAGGCATTTAAGCAAAGCCAGAAAAAACAGGGTGGAGCACATGATACGTTCAATGATTATGACCGTGAGCAGCAGTGGCTTTCGGAAATGGTAGTCAAGAGGCGTTTCAAGCCATTGTTCAATGCAGTAAAAAGATTAAAATTCATTAATATCAGGGCCATATACATGAAGTTCTTTACAGAAGCACATTCCGAAATCGACTCAATTCCTAAAAATTGGGCCGCCACATGTAAACAGTCAGTCAGTAATTTGGAAAACAGATATATTGCATATGAGGACGCAACTCCTTTTCTATATCTCCAGGATTTGATTGAAGGCAGGAAATCGAATACATCAATCCGCCATGTTTTCATTGATGAAGCCCAGGACTACACTCCTTTCCAGTTTGCATATATTAAAATGCTGTTCCCGTATAGCAAGATGACTTTGCTTGGCGATATAAACCAGGCGATTTACTCAGGGCCAACAGGTGCCCAAACGATCCTGGCGGAGTCAGCTCTTGACTTTGGAGAAAAGGAACAATACAGGCTTACAAAGACATACAGGTCAACGAAGCAAATTGTTGAATTTACCCGTCAACTAATCGAAGGAGGAGATATAATTGAGCCTTTCAATCGTCCTGGACCAAAGCCGATTATCGTTACAAGCAGTGAAGGCAGCGACCATAATATTCTGAAGACAAATGAACTTATCTTCAAGCTGCAGAACTCAGGACATAAAAACATCGCTGTTATTTGTAAAACAGCCAAAGAGAGTAAAGCGGCTTTCGAGGGAGTCAAACAAGCGCATGATGCGAGATTAATCGAAAAAGGGACAATGACATTTGAAAATGGGGTTAATGTTGTACCGACATATCTCGCAAAAGGCATTGAATTCGACGCGGTGATTATTTACGATTCAACGTCGTACACAAGAAAGGAAGAAAGGAAATTGTTATATACAGCATGTACAAGGGCAATGCATGAGTTATATATCCTTTCCGAGGGAGAGCTTAGTCCGCTTCTAGAAGATGTTGATGAACAATTATATAATCTGGTATGA
- the parE gene encoding DNA topoisomerase IV subunit B: protein MARNQQAFDYNDDAIQVLEGLEAVRKRPGMYIGSTDTRGLHHLVYEIVDNSVDEALGGYGNQIIVKIHKDNSISVQDKGRGMPTGMHKLGKPTPEVILTVLHAGGKFGQGGYKTSGGLHGVGASVVNALSEWLVVTIKRDGFVYEQRFENGGKPVTTLEKIGKTNQSGTTIHFKPDPEIFSTLTYNYDTLSERLRESAFLLKGLKIELIDERNDVKDVFHFETGIQAFVEYLNEEKDVMHPVVSFEGEYSQIEVEFAFQFNDGYSENVLSFVNNVRTKDGGTHEAGSKTAMTRVFNEYARKVGLLKEKDKNLDGADIREGLAGIVSVRIPEELLQFEGQTKGKLGTSEARSAVDSVVSEHLSYFLEENPDISTLLIRKSIKAYQAREAARKAREDARSGKKRKRSDAILSGKLTPAQSKNPAKNELYLVEGDSAGGSAKQGRDRKFQAVLPLRGKVINTEKAKLQDIFKNEEINTIIHAIGAGVGSDFNVEDINYDKIVIMTDADTDGAHIQVLLLTFFYRYMKPLIEAGKVFIALPPLYKVSKGTGKKEIIEYAWSDEELKGAMKKVGKGYIIQRYKGLGEMNADQLWETTMDPETRTLIRVRIDDAARAERRVTTLMGDKVEPRRKWIESNVAFGLEEDGNILENENISVTEEVADE, encoded by the coding sequence GTGGCAAGAAATCAGCAAGCTTTTGATTATAATGATGATGCCATACAGGTACTTGAAGGCCTTGAAGCCGTTCGCAAAAGGCCGGGTATGTATATCGGCAGCACGGATACACGGGGACTTCATCACCTCGTATATGAAATCGTTGATAATTCGGTAGATGAAGCACTAGGTGGCTACGGTAATCAAATCATCGTCAAAATCCATAAAGATAATTCTATCAGCGTCCAGGACAAAGGGAGAGGTATGCCTACCGGGATGCATAAGCTTGGCAAACCGACTCCGGAGGTTATCCTTACTGTCCTGCACGCAGGCGGAAAGTTTGGACAGGGCGGATATAAAACAAGCGGAGGCCTTCATGGTGTAGGTGCTTCTGTTGTAAACGCATTATCAGAATGGTTAGTTGTAACGATCAAACGTGATGGATTCGTCTATGAACAGCGTTTTGAAAATGGCGGCAAGCCAGTGACGACGCTCGAAAAGATCGGAAAAACCAATCAATCTGGTACGACAATCCACTTTAAACCAGACCCTGAAATTTTCTCTACCCTAACATATAACTATGATACCCTCTCGGAACGTCTCAGAGAGTCTGCCTTTTTGCTAAAAGGATTGAAAATAGAGTTAATCGATGAGCGAAATGATGTTAAGGATGTTTTTCATTTTGAGACTGGGATTCAGGCTTTCGTTGAATATTTGAACGAAGAAAAAGATGTGATGCATCCAGTTGTCAGCTTCGAAGGTGAATACAGCCAAATAGAAGTTGAATTTGCATTTCAATTTAACGATGGCTACTCAGAGAATGTGCTGTCATTCGTCAACAATGTCCGCACAAAAGATGGCGGTACACATGAAGCAGGTTCGAAAACAGCGATGACCCGTGTTTTCAATGAATATGCCCGCAAGGTTGGCTTGCTCAAGGAGAAGGATAAGAACCTTGATGGAGCTGACATCCGAGAAGGTCTGGCAGGCATCGTTTCCGTGCGCATTCCTGAAGAGCTGCTTCAGTTTGAAGGCCAGACTAAGGGAAAGCTGGGTACGAGTGAAGCAAGGTCTGCTGTCGACTCAGTCGTTTCAGAGCACCTTTCTTATTTCCTTGAGGAAAATCCAGATATCAGTACATTGCTGATTCGCAAGTCCATCAAGGCTTACCAGGCACGTGAAGCGGCCCGGAAAGCACGCGAGGATGCAAGAAGCGGGAAGAAGAGAAAGAGATCAGATGCAATACTATCCGGCAAACTGACTCCAGCGCAATCCAAGAATCCTGCGAAGAATGAACTTTACCTGGTAGAGGGTGATTCTGCTGGTGGTTCTGCCAAGCAGGGCCGCGACAGGAAATTCCAGGCTGTTCTCCCATTGCGCGGTAAAGTCATCAACACGGAAAAAGCAAAGCTCCAGGACATTTTTAAAAATGAAGAAATCAATACGATCATCCATGCGATTGGTGCCGGAGTAGGTTCTGACTTCAATGTAGAAGACATCAATTATGACAAAATCGTTATCATGACGGATGCGGATACTGACGGTGCCCATATCCAGGTGCTTTTGCTGACGTTCTTTTACCGATATATGAAGCCGCTGATCGAAGCCGGTAAGGTTTTCATTGCCCTGCCGCCGTTATATAAGGTCAGCAAAGGAACGGGCAAAAAAGAAATTATCGAATATGCCTGGAGCGATGAAGAATTGAAGGGCGCGATGAAGAAGGTCGGCAAAGGCTATATTATCCAGCGATATAAAGGATTGGGAGAAATGAATGCCGACCAACTTTGGGAAACGACGATGGATCCCGAAACCAGGACATTGATCCGCGTGCGTATTGACGATGCAGCAAGAGCTGAACGTAGAGTAACGACCCTTATGGGAGATAAGGTTGAACCACGCCGGAAATGGATTGAATCTAATGTAGCGTTCGGCCTTGAGGAAGATGGAAACATCCTTGAAAATGAAAATATCTCAGTTACAGAGGAGGTTGCTGACGAATGA